The genome window gctgtgttacgcattcaagcctcaacatcaggacctcctcgtcgtcagcgctcaaaaggccaggtggcaaactcaaagccagagccagaatcaatatatcctgggtcaacaggagctatcccaggaacgtacaacgcaaggccccatgagccacgcacacccatgcctcgagctccccgtgaggaaagctcagattccactcatttctcagcaaaaagacagcgtgatagaaaatcacagttgtcaagttctatgcgcgcaagactaggcccacaagagcctgggagatcaaggccaccagcagccacaacccgggcgccacgccccgatcctatgatcgctcccatggtgcagaacgtacctccgcatcgtgaccccatggtcaccctagcgatgcggaacgttcattcacacctagcggaacgaccagctgggagaaacctcccaaacgagccacccattggctccatcagcaaaaggctggatgacatgctctccacgcccttttgctctcatatcacccattacgagcccccaagaggattcctcgtaccaaagttttccacatacgatgggaccaacgatcccttcgatcacatcatgcactatcgacagcttatgacgctcgatattggcaacgatgcattattatgcaaagtattccctgccagccttcaagggcaggccctctcatggtttcatcgcctacctcctaactctattgacaatttcagggacctctctgaagcattcgtgggacagtacttgtgctctgctcgacacaagcagaatatcagcaccctccagaacataaaaatgagagacaacgaatccttgagggaatttgtgaaacgatttggccaagccgtactccaaatagaggtttgcagcatggatgctgtcctacaaatcttcaagagaagcatttgtccaggcactccattttttgaATCACTGGCAAAAAAGCCTCCCacaacgatggacgatttgttcagacgtgctaacaaatattcaatgctcgaagatgacgtgcgtgcagccactcaacaagttttggttgccggacgggctTCTAGAGATAACGCGGACAGGCATGCCAAGCCTCCGGACCGTCCAAAACCAGTTGACCGGAGACAGGACGGGCCGAGTCGTCCGAATAGGCCGCCCGTCACACCCCTATCCGTATCAtacgaaaaacttctcccaatgatccaagggttgtccgacttcaggtggcctagacccctcgaaacggacccatccataagagaccgcagcaagaaatgcgccttccacaaagaccatggtcatacaacagagacgTGTCGATCCCTCCAGTATctagttgaaaggctcatcaaagcaggacatttaaaacagtacctccgctcagatactgGAGGAAGGGACGTATCTCAGCATCATAACTCTGAGGCCCCgagggccccagtcgcccccaaggctgtgataaactatatcaatgggggcccgtctgacgaggaatacgattccaggcgtaaaaggcagaaattgctgcgggccgcgtcaatacgcgagcgcattaattccatccggccgggtcttactggagagggccctcgccccatagatgggacaatcattttcccaccagtagatcccacccggacgctacagccacatcgcgacgccctcatcctctctctagaaataggagattttgatgtaagacgtatcttggttgatccaggcagttcagccgatctagtacaagcatcagtcattggccatatgggacacagtctcgcgggtctcgaaaaccccggacgaatcttatctggattcaacggatcatcaacaacatccttaggagacattatactgccggtTCGAGCTggaccagtcactctcaacgtgcaattctcGGTGGTGCAAGAATTGTCacccttcaatatcatcttgggacgcacatggcttcactacatgaaagccatcccctccacatatcatcaaatggtgagtttcctcaccaatgaagggcaaactgacttgtatggcagccagttagccgctcgccagtgctaccaaatagcacgtgaagcagtcgctaaccaggaagatgcatctccccctgaacctagcattgcgcgcgaccaatagcaattattgggtccggtggacaaggatcccccggtagcagatcccttacaaacaatccaaatctcagaagagaatgatcacctcacaaacatcagttccctcatgacacaagaagaaacccaGAGCATACAGAATATCCTTCGaagtaaccatgacatcttcgcatggacacattcggatatgaagggaattcatccctctatcgcctctcacaagcttaacgtctttccagcagccagacccattcgacagaagattagacgatttcacccggatagacaaagagttatccaagatgaaattaacaaattgttggaagccggattcatcagagaggtatcttatccggattggttggcaaatgtagtagtggtaccaaagaaagagggcaaatggcgagtctgtgttgattacaccaatctcaataatgcatgtccaaaagacagttttcccttaccgcggatagatcaaattgtggattccacttccgggcaagggatgctctctttcttggatgccttctccggctatcaccaaattcccatgtctccggatgacgaagaaaaaacagcattcataacgccacacggcctctattgctacaaagtcatgccattcggactcaaaaacgctggcgccacgtatcaaagattgatgactaaaatcttcaaacctctgataggccgctcggtcgaggtatacattgacgatatcgtggttaaaagcaaaactcgagagcagcatatcctccatttacaagaagtattttacctcttgcgaaagtatgacatgaagctaaatccttccaaatgtgcctttggcgtgagtgctggcaaatttctgggatttatggtcagccaaagaggcatagaagtcagcccggatcaagtcaaagcagtcatggagacacctcctcccaggaacaaaaaggagttacaacgcctcacaggcaagctcgttgcgttaggacgttttatagcccgcttcactgacgagttgcgacccttcttcttagcgatacgaaaagctggaacgcagggatggacggacaattgccaaaacgcgttggaaagaattaaacaCTGTCTTATGCATCcgcccatcttgagcagccccatgccaaaggagaagctatatatgtatttagctgtctcagaatgggcaatcagcgccgttctattccgctgcccttcgccaaaggagcagaaacctgtctactatgtcagcagagctttggcagatgtagaaaccaggtattcaaaaatggagctaacagccttagctcttcgaagtgctgctcaaaagctccgcccctattttcaagctcacccagtgattgtactgaccgaccagccccttcgtagcattctacacaagccagatttaactgggcgaatgctacagtgggccatcgaattgagcgaatttggaatcgaattccaacccagattatccaaaaaaggccaagtaatggccgacttcgtgctcgaatattcacgaagacccgaccagcaccacgaatcaggtgaacaggagtggtggactctacgagttgacggagcctcacgctcatcaggctctggagttgggctcttattgcagtccccaactggggaacatctggagcaggccatccggctgggattctccgcgtctaacaatgaagcagaatacgaggccatcctgtccggattggacctcgctcttgcgctatccgtctccaaactccgaatctacagcgactcgcaactagtggtaaggcatgtccagaaagaatatgaggctaaggactcacgcatggcgcgatacttggccaaagtaagaagcaccttacagcaattcaccgagtggacaattgaaaaaattaagcgagctgacaacgggcgcgctgacgccttggccggtatagctgcttccctccccatcagagaagccattctattgcctATCCATGTACAAGCCAATCCCTCTGTCGCAGAAAATTCCACTTGCAACTCCATTGAAGCAGACCAAGCGGATGATCAAGAATGGACgcatgatattgcagaatatctccggacaggaactttacccgaagatcctaaacgagcgcacaaaatccgggtgcaagctgcccgtttcaccctgattggggggcacctgtacaagcgatccttcacagggccttatcttcgctgtcttgggcattcagaggcccagtatgtgttagctgagttACATGAAGGAGtatgcggaaatcatacgggaggacgatccctagcacatagagctcattcacaaggatactactggccaacaatgaagaaagacgcggcaacatatgtccaaaaatgtgataaatgtcaaaaatacgctcccattccacatatacCATCAATCGCATTAAAATCGGTCTCAAgcccatggcctttcgcgcagtggggcatggacatagtgggacccctcccagcagcacccgcccaaaagaaattccttcttgtcgccactgattacttcagtaaatgggtagaagctgaagcatatgcaagcatcaaagataaagatgttaccaagttcgtatggaagaacattgtttgccgtTATGggattccccaaatcatcatagctgacaacggtccacaatttgacagcattgcattcaggaatttctgttcggaattgaatatccggaattcatactccacgccacgttatcctcaaagcaatggccaggcggaagccacaaacaaaactttAGTCAATGCCTTGAAGAAAAGGCTGGAGCGAGCCAAAGGGAGGTGGGTGGAGGaactacccggcgtcctgtgggcctatcggaccacacccggacgaccaacaggaaatactccttttgccctcacatatggaatggatgcagtcattcccactgaaataggtcttcctactatccggactgatgCAGCAAAGCAAAAAGATGCCGACacggaactaggaagaaatttggactgggcagacgaagtcagagaaagcgcatccatccggatggcagattatcaacaaagagcatcagcgcattacaatcgaaaagtcaggcccagaaacttcaaaaatggtacgctagtacttagaaaagtttttgaaaatactgctgaagtaggcgcaggaaaattccaagccaattgggaaggaccctacatagtgtctaaggcaaatgaaaatggagcctatcatttacaaaagctagatggcactccgttactcagaccatggaatgtgtttaatttaaagcagtattatcagTAGAAAGTGTACacaagtgcaaatgagaaagaagtaagttttattgatatgagtaaatgtaaattacaaagagacatccggaccacaaaaatatacagaaggaaaaattacagcagaaaaattgcaagaagagataaactatcagggagcaggtttctcatggagcttcttttcttcacttggaggaattgaaggggtatctcgctttataccgttcttcttcatgcagcagcgatacccaaagataaatgtatcatccacttgtctctggtaatccgctgcaagttcctccctttccacagcaaactcccgttcaagttcctctttttgcacatccagacgcagctgcaagtcttccttctgcttcttttcattcaaaacttctgtccggagtcgactcaattcatcccttagccgggctgcctcaccctccgcctcatgaaggcggcccgcagttgattcttcttgaccctttgcctcagccaactccacccggagggcttcattttcctctcgcatggtggatagactggcctcagcctcctccattctcagacgcagttgattttcaatctcttggtgCCGAGAGGAGAAGGTCTTCATATAGTCTACGGTCTGCAGCAGCTGAGTAAAAAGAGCGTGTTGTTGAGACATGCTGCGGAGGCCCTTTCACCAGGACTATAGCCAGGCGATCCGGGTcgtcggaaggctgactttggctttctgcccccgcttcctccaacggggCCGTTTCAGCTGCATCCGGATTGAGGTTGCCCGGATGGTTgatagatgcagcttcctcagccacgttGGCTAGACGCGCAGCCGCGACTAAGGAGGGACCTGAGTGATTCAACCCCGACATGCGCCCggggccgcttgagatagagtgcggagcagcatttactggctcctctatcattacttccccctcataggtagtttgtggaggaggaaactccttgggaggagtgggttccttcgcatccttcccatgcttcttcaccagcttccccCTTTTTCCTGAAGTTTTCTTCGGAGGGGAGTCCGGACCCcgcttctgtccgggagccttccggatagtgccttcaGTCTTTTTCTGATCTCTATCCTCCAGGAGCTTTCGCCGCCTTTCAGCGTCAGCTTCTTTAGCTTCCTGATAGAGGGGGAGCTCTTTCActgtataatgctccccaggcactatctcATCCTTTGCCAATTTCCTAGGAAGGATgttgataacatattcctggggctcccggacgacctCTGTCAAATTCCGCGCCGAGAgcaatgttttgtaggccctctccttgggatctatttcaaataatttgcagACACAGGCAAAGGAtgccttttccacccaatccacaaggtggcccctcaattccaaaCCTGCATTGTCAGCAACAAAATGTGAGAATTCCGCCCGGAAAGATCagaaaaaatcagcaaagcaaaatctggataaaaaaaaaaaaaaaaaaaaaaaaaaaaaatcgcaaaACAAGATTACCCGGAATTTTTAGGGTATAATTCGGAGAAAAAGGCCTCGACGGATGCTGCGATAGCCCCGCCCATCCACCCCAGACtgccaccagccccttcgcccctccctttgtcgaatctggcagttctgtcaccatttgaagggagggcaggtgagcggacacactgaagatatcattctttgctttcttcagggaatagacaaagaacacttcCAGTAGCGTCAGGTCGAGGCTGTACAGCATgttgatgatgctgcatcccatcagcacccggacaaggttgggGTGAATAAAGATAGGGGGAATttgagagaagtggaggaattccttgaacaacgccggcagagggaaccggagccccgcgttgaattgttcctttgtgaagaggataGCGTTTTTTCCACCTTTCTCAGTAGGCATAGCCGCCTCCTCGTTCACCAGGTCTATCAACACGTCATGGGGGATCAGGAATCGCTCCCGGAACTCCTTCGCATTTAATTTGTCTATCGCCTTTTCGCTAGCCTCGCTGACCCGGACAGACGAAACAgtcttttttggagccatttcttaccacaaagccaAAGCAAAATC of Vitis vinifera cultivar Pinot Noir 40024 chromosome 17, ASM3070453v1 contains these proteins:
- the LOC132252832 gene encoding uncharacterized protein LOC132252832; this translates as MAPKKTVSSVRVSEASEKAIDKLNAKEFRERFLIPHDVLIDLVNEEAAMPTEKGGKNAILFTKEQFNAGLRFPLPALFKEFLHFSQIPPIFIHPNLVRVLMGCSIINMLYSLDLTLLEVFFVYSLKKAKNDIFSVSAHLPSLQMVTELPDSTKGGAKGLVAVWGGWAGLSQHPSRPFSPNYTLKIPGLELRGHLVDWVEKASFACVCKLFEIDPKERAYKTLLSARNLTEVVREPQEYVINILPRKLAKDEIVPGEHYTVKELPLYQEAKEADAERRRKLLEDRDQKKTEGTIRKAPGQKRGPDSPPKKTSGKRGKLVKKHGKDAKEPTPPKEFPPPQTTYEGEVMIEEPVNAAPHSISSGPGRMSGLNHSGPSLVAAARLANVAEEAASINHPGNLNPDAAETAPLEEAGAESQSQPSDDPDRLAIVLVKGPPQHVSTTRSFYSAAADRRLYEDLLLSAPRD